A genomic segment from Triticum dicoccoides isolate Atlit2015 ecotype Zavitan chromosome 1A, WEW_v2.0, whole genome shotgun sequence encodes:
- the LOC119364279 gene encoding uncharacterized protein LOC119364279 — protein MASMTRETPVARFVDEEEDDLVGDDSGDDGDEVLEVRRRVSRFAVGGDDGAGGAGELRRRVSRFAVDGGSGSGGSRGVLSRRQEVVDAGVQDRRHRDGGCEGARTLPPPHAWLAVEETKKNFGSDNEEQWARLLQRGSAQAEVAQPRRSSFSVVRRERAAREAWLDRAWEMKKSWHERNGGAPDADTPVVVVVGKQAGGSSSPCASSSPHHHHSSASVAMDMEEVRACRDLGLELPSDGTVEIQCYGLSAGSSPTHSHASSGAESPSTAGSCSISSPSAGENPVDVKARLKVWAQAVALASTTRLGS, from the coding sequence ATGGCGTCCATGACCAGGGAGACACCTGTTGCCCGTTTCGTTGACGAGGAGGAGGATGACCTTGTCGGCGATGATAGTGGCGACGACGGTGACGAGGTGCTGGAGGTGAGGAGGCGCGTGTCCCGCTTCGCCGTCGGGGGAGACGACGGTGCCGGCGGGGCGGGGGAGTTGAGGAGGCGGGTATCCCGCTTCGCCGTCGACGGGGGCAGCGGTTCGGGCGGCAGCCGTGGGGTCTTGTCAAGGAGACAGGAGGTCGTCGACGCGGGCGTGCAGGACCGACGTCACCGCGACGGCGGCTGCGAGGGGGCCCGGACCCTGCCGCCGCCGCACGCGTGGCTGGCGGTGGAGGAGACGAAGAAGAACTTCGGGAGCGACAACGAGGAGCAGTGGGCGCGGCTTCTGCAGCGCGGGTCGGCGCAGGCGGAGGTGGCACAGCCACGGCGGAGCAGCTTCAGCGTGGTCCGGCGGGAGCGGGCGGCGCGGGAGGCCTGGCTGGACCGCGCGTGGGAGATGAAGAAGAGCTGGCACGAGCGCAACGGCGGCGCCCCCGACGCCGACACCCCGGTGGTAGTCGTGGtggggaagcaggccggcgggTCCTCGTCCCcgtgcgcctcctcctccccgcacCACCACCACTCGTCCGCCAGCGTCGCGATGGACATGGAGGAGGTGCGTGCGTGCAGGGACCTCGGCCTCGAGCTCCCCTCCGACGGCACCGTAGAGATCCAATGCTACGGCCTCTCCGCCGGCAGCAGCCCTACCCACAGCCACGCCAGCAGCGGCGCCGAGTCGCCCTCCACCGCCGGCAGCTGCTCCATCTCCAGCCCCAGCGCCG